The following are encoded together in the Rhizobium tumorigenes genome:
- a CDS encoding sigma-54-dependent transcriptional regulator — MTIHNDAKVGAQILIVEDDPVQRRLLKNAVERHGYATLLAENGRLGLQVLKENSGRVNVIVLDLMMPEMGGLEFLAALHEMGTDIPVIVQTGQGGIETVVQAMRAGAFDFVVKPVSPERIASAIHGALKLDQREAKARAGRKTRSGSIGFDDIISASPAMIRITDLAQRAALSNIPVVLEGESGVGKELVARAIQSASDRANKPFITVNCGAIPHNLVESILFGHEKGAFTGATERHVGKFMEADGGTLFLDEVGDLPVEVQVKLLRAVQQGEIETIGARTTQKVNVRLISATNKDLIEEVKAGRFREDLYYRLNVFPITMPALRRRKEDIPHLVRVFVERFSAEQKIGHTLGISAGAMALLTAYDWPGNIRQLENAIFRAVVLAQGSDLVEADFPQIAAQLPGYLTSEQMAAGGISRRAMGEGGLSLVGGRESDHVESVTNESPAPQPAEKTDVSVPDNQIASTGPSGEVRKLADIEEELIRFALKFYRGQMSQVARKLGIGRSTLYRKLKDYGIDPDDPQKNAA, encoded by the coding sequence ATGACCATACATAATGACGCCAAGGTCGGCGCGCAGATTCTCATCGTCGAGGATGATCCGGTCCAGCGCCGGCTTCTGAAGAACGCTGTCGAGCGGCATGGCTATGCGACGTTGCTGGCCGAGAACGGTCGGCTCGGGCTACAGGTCCTCAAAGAGAACAGCGGCCGCGTCAATGTCATCGTGCTCGATCTGATGATGCCGGAAATGGGCGGGCTGGAATTTCTGGCCGCCCTTCACGAGATGGGCACCGACATACCGGTGATCGTCCAGACAGGCCAGGGCGGCATCGAAACCGTGGTGCAGGCGATGCGCGCCGGCGCTTTCGATTTCGTCGTCAAGCCGGTTTCGCCCGAACGCATCGCAAGCGCCATTCACGGCGCCCTGAAGCTCGACCAGCGCGAAGCCAAAGCGCGGGCCGGCCGCAAGACGCGCTCCGGCAGCATCGGCTTCGACGACATCATCTCCGCCAGTCCGGCGATGATCCGCATCACCGACCTCGCCCAGCGGGCAGCGCTTTCGAACATCCCCGTGGTGCTCGAGGGCGAATCCGGCGTCGGCAAGGAATTGGTGGCACGCGCCATACAGTCGGCCAGCGACCGCGCCAACAAGCCTTTCATCACCGTCAACTGTGGCGCCATCCCCCACAACCTCGTCGAAAGCATCCTCTTTGGCCACGAAAAGGGTGCGTTCACCGGCGCCACAGAGCGCCATGTCGGCAAGTTCATGGAAGCCGATGGCGGCACGCTGTTCCTCGACGAAGTTGGCGACCTGCCTGTCGAGGTGCAGGTGAAGCTGCTGCGCGCCGTACAGCAGGGCGAAATCGAAACGATCGGCGCCCGCACGACGCAAAAAGTCAATGTCAGGCTGATCTCCGCCACAAACAAGGACCTGATCGAGGAAGTGAAGGCCGGGCGGTTCCGCGAGGATCTCTATTACCGCCTCAACGTCTTCCCGATCACCATGCCGGCGCTGCGCCGGCGCAAGGAAGATATCCCGCATCTGGTACGCGTCTTCGTCGAGCGCTTTTCCGCCGAGCAGAAGATCGGTCACACGCTCGGCATCAGCGCCGGCGCCATGGCGCTGCTGACAGCCTACGACTGGCCCGGCAATATCCGCCAGCTCGAAAACGCCATCTTCCGCGCCGTCGTCCTGGCGCAGGGCTCCGATCTGGTCGAAGCGGATTTTCCGCAGATCGCCGCTCAACTGCCGGGCTACCTCACCTCGGAACAGATGGCTGCCGGCGGCATCTCCAGGCGTGCCATGGGCGAAGGCGGTCTTTCGCTCGTGGGCGGGCGAGAATCGGACCACGTCGAGAGCGTCACCAACGAATCACCGGCGCCCCAACCGGCTGAAAAAACCGATGTTTCGGTTCCCGACAATCAGATCGCCAGCACCGGTCCGTCCGGAGAAGTGCGGAAACTGGCCGACATAGAGGAGGAATTGATTCGTTTTGCACTGAAATTTTACCGCGGCCAGATGAGCCAGGTAGCCCGAAAACTAGGCATTGGCCGCTCTACCCTCTACCGCAAATTGAAGGATTACGGTATAGATCCGGATGACCCACAGAAAAACGCTGCCTGA
- a CDS encoding LysR family transcriptional regulator: MMIGSLTLDQLTVLVTIADTGSFSAAGRKLRRVQSAISNTVRTLETTQQVLLFDRSGRSPRLTEAGRVLVAQARQVLRQAELFERTAGAIAGGLEPELTIAIDSMTPTGPVLRTLSKLQSTFPDLPVTLFTESIWAAERRVRDGSAMISLCGLFPTAGQDLEAHVLTKITLVPVVAPSHPLATESREITRETLADYVQLILTDPHAPDGPSHGVVSARFWRFVDMLRRLEFLLAGFGWCSMPLHLVERYLQDGSLVRLDVKDSSVLPVSIPIYAVRNRNRPLGNAARWLLNELVEDFKRCR; this comes from the coding sequence ATGATGATTGGGTCCCTGACGCTCGACCAGTTGACGGTGCTTGTGACGATCGCGGATACGGGGAGCTTTTCCGCGGCTGGAAGGAAGCTGCGACGGGTCCAGTCGGCGATCAGCAATACGGTCCGGACGCTGGAAACCACGCAGCAGGTGCTCCTGTTCGACCGATCCGGCCGTTCGCCCCGGTTGACGGAAGCGGGGCGTGTGCTGGTTGCGCAGGCGCGGCAGGTTCTGCGACAGGCAGAACTGTTCGAAAGAACGGCAGGCGCCATCGCCGGCGGCCTCGAGCCGGAACTGACGATCGCCATCGACAGCATGACGCCTACCGGCCCTGTGCTGCGGACCCTGTCAAAGCTGCAGTCGACATTTCCCGATCTTCCCGTGACGCTCTTCACCGAAAGTATCTGGGCGGCAGAGCGACGCGTACGCGACGGGTCGGCGATGATTTCGCTTTGTGGGCTTTTTCCGACAGCGGGACAGGATCTCGAGGCGCACGTCCTGACGAAGATCACCCTCGTTCCCGTCGTCGCTCCATCTCACCCGCTTGCAACTGAAAGTCGGGAGATCACCCGGGAGACCCTGGCCGACTACGTACAACTCATCCTGACCGATCCACACGCGCCGGATGGGCCGAGCCATGGCGTCGTCAGCGCGCGTTTCTGGCGGTTCGTGGACATGCTCCGCCGACTGGAGTTTCTCTTGGCAGGCTTTGGCTGGTGCTCCATGCCGCTCCATCTGGTCGAACGTTATCTGCAGGACGGCTCTCTCGTCCGGCTCGATGTGAAGGATTCCAGCGTTCTTCCCGTTTCAATCCCGATCTATGCTGTCCGCAATCGAAACCGACCGCTCGGCAATGCGGCGAGATGGCTGCTGAACGAGTTGGTCGAAGATTTCAAGCGGTGTAGGTAG
- a CDS encoding DUF2312 domain-containing protein, with amino-acid sequence MSEVMGAEPVAAAELKQFIERIERLEEEKAAISGDIKDVMGEAKGRGYDTKAIRTIIRLRKKDANERMEEETILQTYMAALGME; translated from the coding sequence ATGAGTGAAGTAATGGGCGCAGAGCCGGTCGCGGCCGCCGAACTGAAGCAGTTCATCGAACGCATCGAGCGTCTGGAAGAAGAGAAGGCAGCCATCAGCGGCGATATCAAGGATGTCATGGGCGAAGCCAAGGGCCGCGGTTACGACACCAAGGCCATCCGCACCATCATCCGCCTCCGCAAGAAAGACGCCAACGAGCGCATGGAAGAAGAAACCATCCTGCAGACCTACATGGCCGCACTGGGTATGGAATAG
- the hemH gene encoding ferrochelatase, whose translation MTIDVSALPAGHPTVSIGKVGVLIVNLGTPDGTDYKSMRRYLREFLSDKRVIEWSRFLWYPILYGIVLNTRPGKVGKAYEQIWNKDLNESYLRTYTRNQATRLTEALKDLPNVTVDWGMRYGQPSIASRIDALKAAGCDRILLFPLYPQYAAATTATVNDKAFETLLKMRWQPALRTVPPYHDDPAYIEALANSVTNHLATLDWEPEIIITSFHGIPMSYFKKGDPYHCACMKTARLLRERLGFSKEKLMITFQSRFGPEEWLQPYTDKTVERLAKEGVKRIAVMNPGFVSDCLETLEEIAGEAMEIFHHAGGEKFSHIPCLNDSPGGVAVLEKVIRRELQGWA comes from the coding sequence ATGACGATAGACGTTTCCGCCCTCCCGGCAGGCCACCCGACTGTATCGATCGGCAAAGTCGGCGTCCTGATCGTCAACCTCGGTACACCCGATGGCACCGATTACAAATCGATGCGCCGTTATCTGCGCGAGTTCCTGAGCGACAAGCGCGTCATCGAGTGGTCGCGCTTCCTCTGGTATCCAATCCTCTACGGCATCGTCCTCAACACCCGCCCCGGCAAGGTCGGCAAGGCTTACGAGCAGATCTGGAACAAGGATCTGAATGAGAGCTACCTGCGCACCTACACGCGCAACCAGGCAACCCGCCTCACCGAAGCGCTGAAGGACCTGCCCAACGTCACCGTCGACTGGGGCATGCGCTACGGCCAGCCATCGATCGCATCCCGCATCGACGCGCTGAAGGCTGCCGGCTGCGACCGCATCCTGCTTTTCCCGCTCTATCCTCAATATGCCGCCGCAACGACGGCGACCGTCAACGACAAGGCCTTCGAGACGCTGCTGAAGATGCGCTGGCAGCCGGCACTGCGCACCGTGCCGCCCTATCACGACGACCCGGCCTACATCGAGGCTCTGGCGAACTCGGTGACCAACCATCTGGCAACGCTCGACTGGGAGCCGGAGATTATCATCACGTCGTTCCACGGCATTCCGATGTCCTACTTCAAGAAGGGCGATCCCTACCACTGCGCCTGCATGAAGACCGCCCGGCTGCTGCGTGAACGGCTCGGTTTCTCCAAGGAAAAGCTGATGATCACCTTCCAGTCGCGCTTCGGTCCGGAGGAATGGCTGCAGCCCTACACCGACAAGACCGTCGAGCGGCTGGCCAAGGAAGGCGTCAAGCGAATTGCCGTCATGAACCCCGGCTTCGTCTCGGATTGTCTGGAGACACTGGAAGAAATCGCCGGAGAGGCAATGGAGATCTTCCATCATGCCGGTGGCGAAAAATTCTCCCACATTCCATGCCTGAACGACAGCCCAGGCGGCGTCGCCGTGCTGGAAAAGGTCATCCGTCGTGAACTGCAGGGCTGGGCCTGA
- a CDS encoding 5'-nucleotidase C-terminal domain-containing protein — protein sequence MRKTARFGLLTIAVVALSAGTAFADYQLNILHINDFHSRDESINKFDATCSADEESKNECFGGAARLKTEIDLRRKALAGQNVILLDAGDNFQGSLFYTTYKGQAEVELLNAMKFDAMTVGNHEFDDGESALAPFLDKVQFPVLGANVLTDSESKLGDRIKKSVVLDVGGQKIGIVGVVTTDTPALASPGPHVKITDDAQAINAEVDLLKSQGVNKIVALTHVGYHRDLDAIAKIPGVDVVVGGHSHTLLSNTDPKAEGPYPTMVDNPGGYKVPVVTAASYSRYLGDIVITFDDNGVVKEAKGDPILLDSSVTPDPAMLARVQELAKPIAEVRKKVIGKSEGPIEGAREVCRAQECSMGNLVSDAMLDRTKAQGISIAIQNGGGLRASMPSGDLTMGDVLTVLPFQNTVATFQLTGADVVAALENGLSQIADGAGRFPQVSGIKYTFDKTEPAGSRVVSVEVMEGDRYVLLDPKKTYGVVSNNYMRSGGDGYTVFSTNGQNAYDFGPDLEQVVADYLAAHNPYKPYLDGRVTQVAAASPSAQPDVVKPTETQIAPSGEKPAEKPTVATTPTPAPITPPPAASTTTAASPTPPAPAPAPAPAPAANPPVAAEPSAKPKLPTTHVIAAGDTLWDLAQTFYGDGTDWKKLAAANRNASPRRLLVGRELQVPAK from the coding sequence ATGAGGAAAACCGCCAGGTTCGGTCTTTTGACCATTGCGGTAGTGGCGCTCAGCGCCGGTACGGCCTTCGCCGACTATCAGCTCAATATTCTGCACATCAACGACTTCCACTCCCGCGACGAGTCGATCAACAAATTCGACGCCACCTGCTCGGCAGACGAAGAGAGCAAGAACGAATGCTTCGGCGGCGCAGCCCGGCTGAAGACGGAAATCGACCTGCGCCGCAAGGCGCTTGCTGGTCAAAACGTCATCCTTCTCGACGCCGGCGACAATTTCCAGGGCTCGCTTTTTTACACGACCTACAAGGGCCAGGCAGAGGTGGAACTGCTGAATGCCATGAAGTTCGACGCGATGACCGTCGGCAACCATGAATTCGACGATGGCGAAAGCGCACTGGCGCCGTTTCTCGACAAGGTCCAGTTCCCGGTACTCGGCGCCAACGTGCTGACCGATTCGGAATCGAAACTCGGCGACCGCATCAAGAAATCAGTCGTGCTGGATGTCGGCGGACAGAAGATCGGCATCGTCGGCGTCGTAACAACGGATACGCCTGCCCTTGCCTCGCCCGGGCCGCACGTCAAGATCACCGATGACGCCCAGGCGATCAACGCCGAAGTCGACCTGTTGAAGTCGCAGGGCGTCAACAAGATCGTGGCGCTCACCCATGTCGGCTACCACAGGGACCTGGACGCGATTGCCAAGATCCCCGGCGTCGACGTCGTCGTCGGTGGCCATTCGCACACCCTGCTGTCGAACACCGACCCGAAGGCGGAAGGCCCCTACCCGACCATGGTCGACAATCCCGGCGGCTACAAGGTCCCGGTCGTCACCGCCGCATCCTACAGCCGATATCTCGGCGACATCGTGATCACCTTCGACGACAACGGCGTCGTCAAGGAAGCCAAGGGTGACCCCATTCTGCTCGATTCCTCGGTGACCCCTGATCCGGCCATGCTGGCCCGGGTCCAGGAGTTGGCAAAGCCGATCGCCGAGGTTCGCAAGAAGGTCATCGGCAAGTCCGAAGGCCCCATCGAGGGCGCTCGCGAAGTCTGCCGGGCGCAGGAATGCTCGATGGGCAATCTCGTCTCCGATGCGATGCTCGACCGCACCAAGGCGCAGGGAATCAGCATCGCCATCCAGAACGGCGGCGGCCTCCGGGCCTCCATGCCATCGGGCGATCTGACGATGGGCGATGTCCTCACCGTGCTGCCCTTCCAGAACACTGTCGCCACCTTTCAACTGACAGGCGCCGACGTTGTCGCCGCACTTGAAAACGGCCTTAGCCAGATCGCCGACGGCGCCGGCCGCTTTCCGCAGGTGTCCGGCATCAAATACACCTTCGACAAGACCGAGCCCGCCGGCAGCCGCGTCGTTTCGGTCGAAGTCATGGAGGGCGATCGCTACGTGCTGCTCGATCCGAAGAAGACCTACGGCGTCGTCTCCAACAACTACATGCGCTCCGGCGGTGACGGCTATACGGTGTTCTCGACAAACGGCCAGAATGCCTACGACTTCGGTCCCGATCTCGAGCAGGTCGTCGCCGACTACCTGGCGGCCCATAATCCCTACAAGCCTTACCTCGACGGCCGCGTGACGCAGGTCGCCGCCGCCTCGCCCAGCGCCCAGCCGGACGTGGTCAAGCCGACGGAAACTCAAATCGCTCCCTCTGGCGAGAAGCCGGCTGAAAAGCCGACGGTGGCAACCACGCCGACACCCGCGCCGATCACTCCGCCGCCTGCAGCGTCGACCACCACAGCGGCTTCACCGACACCGCCAGCACCGGCACCGGCACCGGCACCGGCGCCCGCCGCGAACCCGCCGGTTGCTGCAGAGCCAAGCGCCAAACCGAAGCTTCCGACGACCCACGTGATTGCCGCCGGCGATACGCTCTGGGATCTGGCCCAGACGTTTTACGGCGATGGCACCGACTGGAAAAAGCTCGCCGCCGCAAACCGCAATGCGAGCCCACGCCGCCTCTTGGTCGGCCGCGAACTGCAGGTTCCGGCCAAATAA
- a CDS encoding N-formylglutamate amidohydrolase, translating into MHDFNAFEIIDGNRDRGMVILGDHAMNRLPPHYNQLGLPAAAFERHIAYDIGVEDLCRRLSRMLGVPAVLSGFSRLLIDPNRGEDDPTLIMKISDGAIIPGNHPISDAEWMNRIATYHRPYHDALAEVIASVAAESGKAPLVLSLHSYTPAWKGVPRPWHAAVLWDTDDRAVLPLLSMLRAEGLVVGDNEPYDGALRGDTLYRHCMVTGIPHTLLEVRQDLIGDAEGVADWADRLAPIFAAMNADPALHEYKVFPSRTGPYPTA; encoded by the coding sequence ATGCATGACTTCAACGCTTTCGAAATCATAGACGGCAATCGTGACAGGGGCATGGTGATCCTCGGCGATCACGCCATGAACCGGCTGCCGCCACATTACAATCAGCTCGGATTGCCGGCCGCTGCTTTCGAGCGGCATATTGCCTATGACATCGGCGTCGAGGATTTGTGCCGGAGGCTGTCGCGCATGCTGGGCGTGCCCGCCGTGCTCAGCGGTTTTTCGCGATTGCTGATCGATCCCAATCGCGGCGAAGACGATCCGACGCTGATCATGAAAATCTCCGATGGCGCGATCATTCCCGGCAATCATCCGATTTCGGACGCCGAATGGATGAACCGCATTGCAACCTATCACCGTCCCTATCACGATGCCTTGGCAGAGGTGATTGCCAGTGTGGCGGCTGAAAGCGGGAAGGCACCGCTGGTGTTGTCTCTGCATTCCTATACGCCCGCCTGGAAGGGCGTGCCGCGTCCTTGGCATGCGGCGGTCCTCTGGGACACCGACGATCGCGCCGTCCTGCCGCTGCTCTCCATGCTGCGGGCCGAAGGCCTGGTTGTCGGAGATAACGAACCCTATGACGGTGCGCTGCGCGGTGACACGCTCTACCGGCACTGCATGGTGACCGGCATTCCGCACACTCTACTGGAGGTGCGCCAGGACCTGATCGGCGACGCCGAAGGCGTTGCAGACTGGGCCGATCGGCTGGCACCGATCTTCGCGGCCATGAATGCCGATCCTGCGTTGCACGAGTATAAGGTATTTCCGTCACGCACCGGCCCCTATCCAACGGCTTAA
- a CDS encoding DUF882 domain-containing protein: MQKLNGNSKRKGLNWRTVCSDICVKTARALAIGAVAIAVSTPVFVGSPSQAEGETRSLKIYYVHTGEKAVITYKRNGKFDPRGLEQLNRILRDWRKNQPTKMNPRLFDLIWEVYRESGSHEFINVVCGFRSPDTNEMLRTRNAHTGVAKKSQHMLGNAMDFYIPDVKLAKLRELGMKLQTGGVGYYPTSGSPFVHMDVGGVRAWPRMDRQDLVRLFPNGKTMHIPADGKPLPGYDQAVADYKRRMSSDDIQVASVSPTKHRGFFATLFGGGGADEAEDNSDAESTPTKAVATTTSTPRQQAPAVVQPTDDEEAPQTAVASLNAPIPAVRPSFGNLAGGSDVASALVSPNHSAAQDALSAALPANGSSSLPQYTDLSSFSVPVPSLLGQRRAPGDAEMQTASADPLNSQADSQLSSVPVPVERPAVAENLLASAQSDTDAEEDNADENALSPSVVAALEQHRKDEEVLNALAATPMPPAAQAIASVTPQVVPTQRPAQQRPTTSAPMQMAALAPQTKIAPATNNVRFYDAFDAPTADDSNIAAGIPTKGGRPSKKDAVVATAGRATLRTEPKLTEKMVEHWALSNARLETASRPVKAPRFVSQQLRAQPTTVYTEGFKQQTAAIDPERFNGSAVNFLPVKKFDTLQ, encoded by the coding sequence TTGCAGAAACTGAATGGGAATTCCAAGCGTAAAGGCTTGAACTGGCGCACCGTATGTTCGGATATTTGCGTGAAGACGGCCAGGGCGCTTGCCATTGGTGCGGTCGCCATCGCAGTTTCGACGCCGGTTTTCGTGGGTTCACCTTCACAGGCGGAAGGCGAGACGCGCAGCCTCAAGATCTACTACGTCCATACGGGCGAAAAGGCTGTGATCACCTACAAGCGCAATGGCAAGTTCGACCCGCGTGGTCTTGAGCAGCTCAACCGCATCCTGCGCGACTGGCGCAAGAACCAGCCGACCAAGATGAACCCCCGGCTTTTCGACCTGATCTGGGAAGTCTACCGCGAGAGCGGTTCGCATGAATTCATCAACGTCGTCTGTGGCTTCCGCTCGCCCGATACAAACGAGATGCTACGCACCCGCAATGCCCACACTGGCGTTGCGAAGAAGAGCCAGCACATGCTTGGCAACGCAATGGATTTCTACATTCCCGACGTCAAGCTCGCCAAGCTGCGCGAACTCGGCATGAAATTGCAGACCGGCGGCGTCGGCTACTATCCGACATCGGGCTCGCCTTTCGTTCACATGGACGTCGGCGGCGTTCGCGCCTGGCCGCGCATGGATCGCCAGGATCTTGTCCGGCTGTTCCCGAACGGCAAGACGATGCATATCCCGGCCGACGGCAAGCCGCTTCCAGGCTACGACCAGGCAGTCGCCGACTACAAGCGCCGCATGTCTTCAGACGATATCCAGGTTGCCAGCGTTTCGCCCACCAAGCATCGCGGCTTCTTCGCGACGCTGTTTGGCGGCGGCGGGGCTGACGAGGCCGAAGATAATTCCGATGCAGAATCCACGCCGACAAAGGCAGTGGCCACGACAACGTCCACGCCGCGCCAGCAGGCTCCGGCAGTCGTCCAGCCAACGGATGATGAGGAAGCACCTCAGACTGCCGTGGCGAGCCTCAATGCGCCGATCCCGGCTGTCCGGCCTTCCTTCGGCAATCTGGCTGGTGGCAGCGATGTCGCTTCTGCGCTGGTCTCGCCAAACCATAGCGCCGCCCAGGATGCGCTCTCCGCAGCTCTGCCGGCAAACGGCTCCTCATCCCTGCCGCAGTATACGGACCTGAGCTCGTTCAGCGTGCCTGTGCCATCGCTGCTTGGCCAGAGACGCGCACCCGGCGACGCCGAAATGCAGACGGCGTCCGCCGATCCGCTTAATTCGCAGGCCGACTCGCAGCTGTCTTCCGTTCCGGTTCCGGTGGAGCGTCCTGCGGTGGCTGAAAACCTTCTCGCTTCGGCGCAATCCGATACCGATGCCGAAGAAGACAATGCGGATGAAAATGCGTTGTCGCCTTCGGTCGTTGCCGCGCTCGAGCAGCATCGCAAGGACGAGGAAGTGCTGAATGCGCTTGCCGCAACGCCGATGCCGCCTGCAGCCCAGGCAATCGCCTCGGTGACGCCGCAGGTCGTTCCGACACAGCGGCCGGCTCAGCAGCGCCCGACGACGTCGGCACCGATGCAGATGGCGGCACTGGCTCCACAAACGAAGATAGCGCCGGCGACTAACAATGTCCGCTTCTACGACGCCTTCGATGCACCGACCGCCGATGACAGCAATATCGCCGCAGGTATCCCGACAAAGGGCGGACGCCCCAGCAAGAAGGACGCCGTTGTTGCAACGGCAGGCCGCGCCACCCTTCGCACTGAACCGAAGCTGACCGAAAAGATGGTCGAGCACTGGGCTCTCAGCAACGCCCGCCTCGAAACCGCGAGCCGCCCGGTAAAGGCTCCGCGTTTCGTCAGCCAGCAGCTACGCGCCCAGCCGACCACCGTCTATACGGAAGGCTTCAAGCAGCAGACCGCTGCTATTGACCCCGAACGCTTCAACGGCTCCGCCGTCAACTTCCTGCCGGTCAAGAAATTCGACACGCTGCAATAG
- the pyk gene encoding pyruvate kinase — MKRNRNVKILATLGPASSDEAMIQKLHEAGADLFRINMSHSSHEMMRTLVSRIRAVEARCGRPIGILADLQGPKLRVGKFADTKVTLVPGQTFTLDGNDTPGDNKRVFLPHPEILESVKAGDRLLIDDGKLHLRAETCDGKTIVTKVISGTTISDRKGVSLPDTLLTAGVLTDKDRADLDAVLAVNDVDWVALSFIQRPEDLTEVREIAQGRVGLMSKIEKPQAMERIDEIIELSDALMVARGDLGVEMPLEAVPGIQKQLIRACRKAGKPVVVATQMLESMISAPVPTRAEVSDVATAVFEGADAVMLSAESASGDYPIEAVATMASIARTIEREPHYPGIIYAQRPQPEATGADAISLAARQIAETLKLTAIVCYTSSGGTGLRTSRERPNVPILALSPSVQTARRLSVVWGLHCVVTHDATDLDDMVNRACRIVVAEDFGKPGDRVIISAGVPLGTPGATNMLRLAYIGSDGQGGI, encoded by the coding sequence ATGAAACGCAATAGAAACGTCAAAATCCTCGCCACACTCGGTCCCGCTTCTTCTGACGAGGCGATGATCCAGAAGCTTCATGAAGCAGGCGCCGATCTGTTCCGCATCAACATGAGCCATTCCAGCCATGAGATGATGCGCACGCTGGTGTCTCGCATCCGCGCCGTCGAAGCCCGCTGCGGCCGGCCGATCGGCATTCTCGCCGACTTGCAGGGACCAAAGCTGCGCGTCGGAAAATTCGCCGATACCAAGGTCACGCTCGTCCCAGGCCAGACCTTCACGCTCGACGGCAACGACACGCCGGGCGACAACAAGCGCGTCTTCCTGCCGCATCCTGAAATTCTGGAATCGGTGAAGGCCGGCGACCGCCTGCTGATCGACGACGGCAAGTTGCACCTGCGCGCTGAAACATGCGACGGCAAGACGATCGTCACCAAGGTCATTTCCGGCACCACCATTTCCGACCGCAAGGGTGTCAGCCTTCCCGATACCCTGCTGACGGCAGGCGTGCTTACCGACAAGGACCGCGCCGATCTCGACGCCGTTCTCGCAGTCAACGATGTCGACTGGGTTGCCCTGTCGTTCATCCAGCGCCCGGAAGACCTCACGGAAGTCCGCGAGATCGCCCAGGGCCGCGTTGGCCTGATGTCGAAGATCGAAAAGCCGCAGGCTATGGAGCGGATCGACGAGATCATCGAACTCTCCGACGCTCTGATGGTTGCCCGTGGCGACCTTGGCGTCGAAATGCCGCTCGAAGCCGTTCCCGGCATCCAGAAGCAGCTCATCCGCGCCTGCCGCAAGGCCGGCAAGCCGGTCGTCGTCGCCACGCAGATGCTGGAATCGATGATTTCGGCTCCTGTCCCGACCCGCGCCGAAGTGTCGGACGTTGCCACCGCCGTCTTTGAAGGCGCCGATGCCGTCATGCTGTCGGCCGAATCTGCCTCCGGCGATTATCCCATCGAAGCCGTCGCCACCATGGCGTCGATTGCCCGCACCATCGAGCGCGAGCCGCATTATCCTGGCATCATCTATGCTCAGCGCCCTCAGCCTGAGGCAACCGGCGCCGACGCCATCTCGCTGGCCGCCCGCCAGATTGCCGAAACGCTGAAGCTGACAGCCATCGTCTGCTACACATCGTCCGGCGGCACAGGCCTGCGCACCTCCCGCGAGCGCCCGAACGTGCCGATCCTGGCACTCTCGCCAAGCGTCCAGACAGCCCGCCGCCTCTCCGTTGTCTGGGGCCTGCATTGCGTCGTCACCCACGATGCGACCGACCTCGACGACATGGTCAACCGCGCATGCCGCATCGTCGTTGCCGAAGATTTCGGCAAGCCCGGCGACCGCGTCATCATCTCGGCCGGCGTTCCGCTTGGAACACCGGGCGCCACCAACATGCTGCGTCTGGCCTATATCGGCTCGGACGGCCAGGGCGGCATCTGA
- a CDS encoding DUF1244 domain-containing protein — MTELSKEQQTEFEAAAFRRLVAHLAERSDVQNIDLMNLAGFCRNCLSRWYGEAANERGVPLSKEESREIIYGMPYEEWQSLHQIEATPVQKAAFETSKPKE; from the coding sequence ATGACCGAACTCAGCAAGGAACAGCAAACCGAGTTCGAAGCTGCCGCCTTTCGCAGGCTGGTCGCTCATCTCGCCGAGCGCAGCGACGTCCAGAACATCGACCTCATGAACCTTGCCGGTTTCTGCCGAAACTGCCTGTCGCGCTGGTATGGCGAGGCGGCCAATGAGCGCGGCGTGCCGCTCAGCAAGGAAGAGTCGCGCGAGATCATCTACGGCATGCCCTACGAAGAGTGGCAGAGCCTCCACCAGATCGAGGCGACGCCTGTGCAAAAAGCCGCGTTTGAAACCAGCAAGCCAAAAGAATAG
- a CDS encoding DUF1036 domain-containing protein, giving the protein MEAVSSQVAPSFVKRSNPLVKLALFALAAASPFILPNVALADFRVCNGTQNLVGVAIGYRAKQGWVTEGWWQVPATTCATLIEGPLQSRYYYLYAEDAARGGRWTGDVEMCVAENEFKIEGVKDCYARGHQKMGFKEYDTGRQASWMVQLSDTPGSQESQN; this is encoded by the coding sequence TTGGAAGCAGTGTCCAGCCAAGTCGCGCCCAGTTTCGTTAAGCGGTCAAATCCGCTCGTCAAGCTCGCCCTTTTTGCCCTGGCCGCAGCCTCGCCGTTTATCCTGCCGAATGTTGCACTTGCGGATTTCCGCGTCTGCAACGGCACGCAAAACCTGGTCGGCGTAGCCATCGGCTACCGTGCAAAGCAGGGTTGGGTGACGGAAGGATGGTGGCAGGTCCCAGCCACCACATGCGCCACTCTGATCGAAGGTCCGTTGCAGTCACGTTATTATTATCTCTACGCCGAGGACGCTGCCCGTGGTGGCCGCTGGACTGGCGATGTGGAAATGTGCGTGGCTGAAAACGAGTTCAAGATCGAGGGCGTCAAGGACTGCTACGCACGCGGTCACCAGAAAATGGGATTCAAGGAATACGACACGGGGAGGCAGGCGAGCTGGATGGTTCAGTTGTCCGACACCCCGGGAAGCCAAGAAAGCCAGAATTGA